A single genomic interval of Alistipes provencensis harbors:
- the clpB gene encoding ATP-dependent chaperone ClpB produces the protein MNINTLTIKAQEALQAALALARERGQQAVEPLHLLSVLIREDDSLATFLLGRVGVNVRSLRDETERAVGALPRVEGGGDQFFAQDSSKVIQRAVDFTKNFGDKYASVEHLLLALVAERGAAADILKRNGATEKELLEAIRTFRKGATVDSQTSEQQFDALGKYAINLNEQARSGKLDPVIGRDEEIRRVLQILSRRTKNNPILVGEAGVGKTAIAEGIARRIIDGDVPENLKSKSIYSLDMGALIAGAKYQGEFEERLKAVVQEVTASEGEILLFIDEIHTLVGAGKSSGAMDAANILKPALARGELRTIGATTLDEFQKYFEQDKALERRFQKVMVDEPTQEDAISILRGLKERYENHHQVRIKDEAIVAAVELSTRYITSRFLPDKAIDLVDEAASRLRLEMNSVPEEIDTLDRKVRQLEIEREAIRREKDKERVEHLTKEIEELKAREAEMRAKWQGQRDLLKKIQENKDRIEKLKIEAQQAERQGDYGKVAEIRYGKIQEAEKEIAAFQEEYKLASANGSMIKEEVDAQDVAEVVSRWTGIPVTRMLASEREKLLHMEDELHKRVIGQEQAIAAISDAVRRSRAGLNDPRKPIGSFIFLGTTGVGKTELAKALAEFLFNDDQMMTRIDMSEYQERHAVSRLVGAPPGYVGYDEGGQLTEAVRRKPYSVVLLDEIEKAHPDVFNILLQVLDDGRLTDNKGRTVDFRNTIIIMTSNMGSQVIQENFAEAFNGKKLPGEVVEQTRLAVIDLLKQQLKPEFLNRIDEIVMFEPLTHKDIERIVDIQLGIVSKMLSENGIRLEYTDKAREWIAAAGYDPLYGARPVKRVIQRYVVNDLSKRILAGDVDRSKPISIDADKDGLTFAN, from the coding sequence ATGAATATCAACACTCTTACCATCAAAGCGCAGGAGGCGCTGCAAGCAGCGCTCGCCCTTGCGCGGGAGCGGGGACAGCAGGCTGTCGAGCCGCTCCATCTGCTGAGTGTCCTCATCCGTGAGGACGATTCGCTGGCGACGTTCCTGCTGGGGCGCGTCGGTGTGAATGTCCGTTCGCTGCGCGACGAAACGGAGCGTGCCGTGGGTGCGTTGCCGCGGGTCGAGGGCGGCGGCGACCAGTTCTTCGCGCAGGATTCGTCGAAGGTGATCCAGCGCGCCGTGGACTTCACGAAGAACTTCGGCGACAAATACGCTTCGGTCGAGCACCTGCTGCTGGCCCTCGTGGCCGAGCGCGGCGCGGCCGCCGACATCCTCAAACGCAACGGTGCGACGGAGAAGGAGCTCCTCGAGGCGATCCGCACCTTCCGCAAGGGGGCTACGGTCGATTCGCAGACCTCCGAGCAGCAGTTCGACGCACTGGGCAAATACGCCATCAACCTGAACGAGCAGGCCCGGAGCGGCAAGCTCGACCCGGTGATCGGCCGTGACGAGGAGATTCGCCGCGTGCTGCAAATCCTTTCGCGGCGCACGAAGAACAACCCGATTCTGGTGGGCGAGGCCGGTGTCGGCAAGACCGCCATCGCCGAGGGCATCGCCCGCCGTATCATCGACGGCGATGTGCCCGAGAACCTGAAGTCGAAGTCGATCTATTCGCTCGACATGGGTGCTTTGATCGCGGGCGCCAAGTATCAGGGTGAGTTCGAGGAGCGTCTGAAGGCCGTCGTGCAGGAGGTCACCGCCAGCGAGGGCGAGATTCTGCTCTTCATCGACGAAATCCATACGCTGGTCGGCGCCGGCAAGTCGTCGGGGGCGATGGATGCCGCGAACATCCTCAAGCCGGCCCTTGCGCGGGGCGAGCTGCGGACCATCGGCGCCACGACGCTCGACGAGTTCCAGAAATATTTCGAGCAGGACAAGGCGCTTGAACGGCGTTTCCAAAAGGTGATGGTCGACGAACCTACGCAGGAGGATGCCATTTCGATCCTCCGCGGTCTGAAGGAGCGTTACGAGAATCACCATCAGGTGCGGATCAAGGACGAGGCCATCGTGGCTGCCGTCGAACTCTCGACGCGCTACATTACCTCGCGGTTCCTGCCCGACAAGGCCATCGACTTGGTGGACGAGGCCGCTTCGCGGCTGCGGCTGGAGATGAACTCCGTGCCCGAGGAGATCGACACCCTCGACCGGAAGGTCCGCCAGTTGGAGATCGAGCGCGAGGCTATCCGCCGCGAGAAGGACAAGGAGCGCGTGGAGCACCTCACCAAGGAGATCGAGGAGCTGAAGGCCCGCGAGGCCGAGATGCGCGCCAAGTGGCAGGGTCAGCGCGATCTGCTGAAGAAGATTCAGGAGAATAAGGATCGTATCGAGAAACTGAAAATCGAGGCCCAGCAGGCCGAGCGTCAGGGCGACTACGGCAAGGTGGCCGAAATCCGCTACGGCAAGATTCAGGAGGCCGAGAAGGAGATCGCCGCTTTTCAGGAGGAGTACAAGCTGGCTTCGGCCAACGGCTCGATGATCAAGGAGGAGGTCGACGCGCAGGATGTCGCCGAGGTGGTGTCGCGCTGGACGGGGATTCCTGTGACGCGGATGTTGGCTTCGGAGCGCGAGAAGCTGCTGCACATGGAGGACGAGCTCCACAAGCGCGTCATCGGGCAGGAGCAGGCCATCGCCGCTATTTCCGACGCCGTGCGGCGTTCGCGCGCCGGGCTGAACGACCCCCGCAAGCCGATCGGTTCGTTCATCTTCCTCGGCACGACGGGCGTCGGCAAGACCGAGCTGGCGAAGGCCCTTGCGGAGTTCCTCTTCAACGACGACCAGATGATGACGCGTATCGACATGAGCGAATATCAGGAGCGGCACGCCGTGTCGCGGTTGGTCGGAGCGCCTCCGGGATACGTCGGTTACGACGAGGGCGGACAGCTCACCGAGGCCGTGCGCCGCAAGCCCTATTCGGTCGTGCTGCTCGACGAGATCGAGAAAGCGCATCCCGATGTCTTCAACATCCTGCTGCAAGTTCTCGACGACGGCCGTCTGACCGACAACAAGGGTCGCACGGTGGATTTCCGCAACACCATCATCATCATGACCTCGAACATGGGGTCGCAGGTGATTCAGGAGAATTTCGCCGAGGCTTTCAATGGCAAAAAACTGCCCGGGGAGGTGGTCGAGCAGACCCGTCTGGCGGTGATCGACCTGCTGAAACAGCAGCTCAAGCCGGAGTTCCTGAACCGTATCGACGAGATCGTGATGTTCGAGCCGCTGACGCACAAGGACATCGAGCGCATCGTGGATATCCAGTTGGGTATCGTCAGCAAGATGCTCTCCGAGAACGGCATCCGGCTGGAATATACCGACAAGGCGCGCGAATGGATCGCCGCCGCGGGTTACGATCCGCTCTACGGAGCGCGTCCCGTGAAGCGTGTCATCCAGCGCTACGTCGTGAACGACCTTTCGAAGCGGATTCTCGCCGGGGATGTCGACCGCTCGAAGCCGATCTCGATCGACGCCGACAAGGACGGGCTTACGTTTGCGAACTGA
- a CDS encoding glycosyltransferase family 2 protein, which yields MSKPTISVVIPLYNKQREVAAAVHSALAQSYPPLEIVVVDDGSTDGGAEVVRQIASPLVRLVTQPNAGVCVARNHGIAETSGEYIALLDADDAWEAGFLAEIAAMIEEFPGCGIYCTGFSIVSHDGVFPAESPTERGIVKNFFRDSAHRYIAIPSASCIPRRVFDTVGGFPEGMKIAEDLHLWIRIARRYPVCFSPERLVRYSRVASNRSAAVYTPEQTVYSFEELYNPEAPEEDREFVARAALGKALIQSVKGGTKEARRATRFFAWTRTYRRTLRKVRVLNSLPVSWRGPLIGLYNALAWRIAKKGL from the coding sequence ATGTCAAAACCCACGATTTCGGTCGTCATACCCCTCTACAACAAGCAACGCGAAGTCGCCGCCGCCGTGCATTCGGCGCTGGCACAGAGCTATCCGCCCTTGGAGATCGTCGTCGTGGACGACGGGTCGACCGACGGCGGCGCAGAGGTCGTGCGGCAGATCGCCTCGCCGCTCGTGCGGCTCGTCACACAGCCCAACGCCGGGGTCTGCGTGGCCCGCAACCACGGCATCGCCGAGACCTCGGGCGAATACATCGCCCTGCTGGACGCCGACGATGCGTGGGAGGCGGGGTTTCTGGCCGAAATCGCCGCGATGATCGAAGAGTTCCCCGGCTGCGGCATCTACTGCACGGGATTCTCCATCGTCAGCCACGACGGGGTGTTCCCCGCCGAGAGCCCCACGGAGCGCGGGATCGTCAAGAATTTTTTCCGCGACTCGGCCCACCGCTACATCGCCATTCCCTCGGCCTCGTGCATCCCCCGGCGGGTCTTCGACACCGTGGGCGGATTCCCCGAGGGCATGAAAATCGCCGAAGACCTCCACCTCTGGATTCGCATCGCCCGCCGCTACCCGGTCTGCTTCTCACCCGAACGGCTGGTGCGCTATTCGCGGGTGGCTTCGAACCGCTCGGCGGCGGTCTACACCCCCGAACAGACCGTCTACTCGTTCGAGGAGCTCTACAACCCCGAGGCTCCCGAGGAGGACCGGGAGTTCGTGGCCCGCGCGGCACTGGGCAAAGCCCTCATCCAGAGCGTCAAAGGCGGCACGAAGGAGGCCCGGCGCGCGACGCGTTTCTTCGCTTGGACCCGCACCTACCGCCGCACGCTGCGCAAGGTCCGCGTCCTGAACTCGCTGCCCGTAAGCTGGCGCGGCCCGCTCATCGGACTCTACAACGCGCTGGCGTGGCGTATCGCAAAAAAAGGTCTCTGA
- a CDS encoding calcineurin-like phosphoesterase family protein yields MKKCLLLLICCTLCAAVSARPVRGTVKCGGKPVCGVAVTDGYTFTESDAQGAFTLDADDDALFISLVTPAGYLAPLEEGVPRFYRPYDPAAKHYDFELLPWPGSEACYELLAVADPQPKTETHFERLRTEIIPALQTETAAKKARGVAQATILLGDIVWDSPQLFAGVKAEFASLGIPVYGVIGNHDHDLNKYTDREATENYRRHFGPTYYAFDMGHTHYIVLDDIIYHGAKKYEEQIDSMQLRWAEAYARRLPAGSRVCVAMHAPAMKSWLGNRIMESVEPLMEAFAGHDLHFITGHTHLNSNFDIREGVMEHNVAQVCGNLWWDPINWDGTPKGYQLFRECGGEFSWEYRNLGEFPARQIRLWGPGEVAKHPACAVAKVWNWDPYWTVVWYEDGRYRGAMQRTQLDDPDYAAHLDSLRTAGTKLSKVQRLRPTNFYFTARPSASAREIEVVATDRFGRRYSERIPIHANH; encoded by the coding sequence ATGAAAAAATGCCTGCTCCTGCTGATTTGCTGCACCCTCTGCGCCGCAGTTTCCGCCCGTCCGGTGCGGGGAACCGTCAAATGCGGCGGAAAACCGGTGTGCGGAGTGGCCGTAACCGACGGCTACACGTTTACCGAGAGCGATGCACAGGGTGCATTCACGCTCGATGCCGACGACGACGCACTGTTCATCAGCCTCGTAACTCCGGCCGGATATCTGGCCCCTTTGGAAGAAGGTGTCCCCCGGTTTTACCGTCCCTACGACCCGGCGGCGAAGCATTACGATTTCGAACTGCTGCCGTGGCCCGGCTCCGAAGCATGTTACGAACTGCTGGCCGTCGCCGATCCCCAACCCAAAACCGAAACGCATTTCGAACGGCTCCGCACGGAGATCATCCCCGCGTTGCAAACGGAAACCGCCGCGAAAAAAGCCCGGGGCGTCGCCCAAGCCACGATTCTGCTCGGCGACATCGTATGGGACTCCCCGCAGTTGTTCGCCGGCGTGAAAGCGGAGTTCGCCTCGCTCGGCATTCCCGTATACGGCGTGATCGGCAACCACGACCATGACCTGAACAAATACACCGATCGGGAGGCGACGGAGAATTACCGCAGACATTTCGGCCCCACATACTATGCGTTCGACATGGGGCATACCCATTACATCGTACTCGACGACATCATCTACCACGGAGCGAAAAAATACGAGGAACAGATCGATTCGATGCAGTTGCGCTGGGCCGAAGCCTATGCACGGCGCCTGCCCGCAGGATCGCGCGTCTGCGTGGCAATGCACGCTCCGGCCATGAAATCCTGGCTCGGGAACCGCATTATGGAGTCGGTCGAACCGCTGATGGAGGCATTCGCCGGACACGATCTGCACTTCATCACCGGACATACGCACCTCAATTCAAATTTCGACATCCGCGAGGGCGTCATGGAACACAACGTGGCGCAGGTCTGCGGCAACCTCTGGTGGGACCCCATCAACTGGGACGGAACCCCCAAAGGCTACCAGTTGTTTCGCGAGTGCGGCGGAGAGTTTTCGTGGGAATACCGGAATCTCGGGGAATTCCCGGCCCGGCAAATCCGCCTGTGGGGGCCCGGCGAGGTGGCGAAACATCCCGCCTGCGCCGTCGCAAAGGTGTGGAACTGGGACCCGTATTGGACGGTGGTGTGGTACGAGGACGGTCGCTACCGCGGTGCCATGCAGCGCACGCAACTCGACGACCCCGATTACGCTGCACACCTCGACTCGCTGAGAACCGCCGGAACAAAACTTTCCAAGGTGCAGCGCCTCCGGCCGACGAATTTCTATTTCACGGCACGCCCTTCGGCGTCGGCGCGTGAGATAGAGGTCGTTGCCACCGACCGTTTTGGACGCCGTTACTCGGAGCGCATACCGATCCATGCAAACCACTGA
- a CDS encoding sodium-dependent transporter, which produces MHHSQGRATLGGKLSAVLVAAGSSVGLGNIWRFPYVAGDNGGGAFLVIYILCVLLLGLPIMVAEFSVGRASHRNAVGAYRALDPKWSFLGYNGVVAAFLILGFYFVVSGWTAEYMVHSVTGSLAKYSTPEEYRGIFEAFIQNPWRPVVYTSLFVLATHFVITMGVQKGIERSAKVLMPLLFVILIALSIHSLLMPGGGEGIRFLFRPDFSKVTPSTVLVALGQAFFSLSIGIGTMVTYASYFKPDTNLRHTALNVTILDTLVAVLAGVVIFPAVFSVGIEPSSGPSLVFITLPGIFNSMPLSMVWSSVFFLLLVVAALTSTISLHEVITAYLHEEWHMSRRTAAWATTGACMALAAVASLSLGVLGGWQIFGLSVFDSLDFLTANILLPAGGFLTCIFVGWRLDQKVLKAQISNNGELKFRIYSVFIFLLRYVCPAVLLLIFLDNLGIF; this is translated from the coding sequence ATGCATCATTCACAGGGTCGTGCCACGCTGGGTGGCAAACTGAGCGCCGTGCTCGTCGCGGCGGGGAGTTCCGTGGGCTTGGGGAACATCTGGCGGTTTCCCTATGTGGCCGGCGACAACGGCGGAGGCGCCTTCCTTGTAATCTACATCCTTTGCGTCCTGCTGCTGGGACTGCCGATCATGGTGGCCGAATTCTCGGTAGGCCGCGCCTCGCACCGCAACGCCGTGGGCGCCTACCGGGCCCTCGATCCCAAATGGAGTTTTCTGGGTTACAACGGCGTCGTGGCGGCGTTCCTGATTCTGGGCTTTTATTTCGTGGTCTCGGGGTGGACGGCCGAATACATGGTCCACTCGGTGACGGGCAGTCTGGCGAAATACTCCACCCCCGAGGAGTACCGGGGTATCTTCGAAGCGTTTATCCAGAATCCGTGGCGGCCCGTGGTCTACACTTCGCTGTTCGTGCTGGCGACGCATTTCGTCATCACGATGGGCGTGCAGAAGGGCATCGAACGCTCGGCCAAGGTGCTGATGCCGCTGCTGTTCGTGATCCTGATCGCACTGTCGATCCACTCGCTGCTGATGCCCGGCGGCGGCGAGGGCATCCGCTTCCTCTTCCGGCCCGACTTCTCGAAAGTCACCCCTTCGACGGTGCTCGTGGCGCTGGGACAGGCCTTCTTCTCGCTCTCGATCGGCATCGGCACGATGGTCACCTACGCCTCCTATTTCAAACCCGACACCAATCTGCGCCACACGGCGCTGAACGTCACGATCCTCGACACGCTGGTGGCCGTACTGGCCGGCGTAGTGATCTTCCCGGCGGTCTTCAGCGTGGGCATCGAGCCCTCGTCGGGACCCTCGCTCGTGTTCATCACCCTGCCGGGCATCTTCAACTCGATGCCGCTGAGCATGGTCTGGTCGTCGGTATTCTTTCTGCTGCTGGTCGTTGCGGCCCTCACCTCGACCATCTCTTTACATGAAGTGATTACGGCCTACCTGCACGAAGAGTGGCACATGAGCCGCCGAACCGCGGCATGGGCCACGACCGGAGCCTGCATGGCGCTGGCCGCCGTGGCGTCGCTGTCGCTGGGCGTGCTGGGCGGCTGGCAGATTTTCGGACTCAGCGTCTTCGACTCGCTCGATTTTCTCACGGCCAACATCCTGCTGCCCGCAGGCGGATTCCTGACCTGCATCTTCGTCGGCTGGCGGCTCGACCAGAAGGTGCTCAAAGCACAGATATCCAACAACGGGGAGCTGAAATTCCGCATCTACAGCGTATTCATCTTCCTGCTGCGCTACGTCTGCCCGGCGGTGCTGCTGCTGATCTTCCTCGACAATTTAGGAATTTTTTAA
- the dnaX gene encoding DNA polymerase III subunit gamma/tau, translating to MSDFIVSARKYRPATFRSVVGQKHITSTLQNAIERGQLAHAYLFCGPRGVGKTTCARIFAKAINCLAPNGAEACNECESCRSFNEGRSLNIHELDAASNNSVEDIRTLIEQVRIIPQVGRYSVFIIDEVHMLSAAAFNAFLKTLEEPPAHAIFILATTEKHKIIPTILSRCQIYDFNRIRVEDSVEYLKYIAAQEGVTADEESLNLIAQKADGGMRDALSMFDKAVSFCGTALDYRNVAQTLNVLDYDTYFGVTEMLLAGNYVDALVTFDTVLSKGFSGQTFMAGLNRHMRDLLMARQPDTLRLIEMTGTLLERYRTQAGACSVEFLFGAISVLTELDGKIRQSSNQRLLVELGLMKTAGLGQKKNDTLTSPGEYPLPELTTLARVAASAPTPAAPAAPAQPQPAPATPAAAPAAPAVQQQPETQPKPAAPEPAKPARRPLISGTSLSELLASGGGISDAEDADGEAEAEPEAVEIDPACEQKLERAREGILNLLRTKRPRFVPAFELMTVRGNTISVSVPTTELREEILRNKTGMLMRIAELAGISGAIELEVIVNEQIRAARPIKLEDRVKHMTEKNPLIAELRKALDLEVE from the coding sequence ATGAGTGATTTCATCGTCAGCGCACGCAAATACCGCCCCGCGACCTTCCGATCGGTCGTCGGGCAGAAACATATCACCTCGACGCTCCAGAACGCCATCGAGCGCGGCCAGTTGGCCCACGCCTACCTCTTCTGCGGTCCCCGCGGCGTAGGCAAGACCACCTGCGCCCGCATCTTCGCCAAGGCCATCAACTGCCTTGCGCCCAACGGCGCCGAGGCGTGCAACGAGTGCGAGTCGTGCCGCTCGTTCAACGAGGGACGCTCGCTCAACATCCACGAGCTCGACGCCGCGTCGAACAACTCCGTGGAGGACATCCGCACGCTGATCGAACAGGTGCGCATCATTCCGCAGGTGGGCCGTTACTCGGTGTTCATCATCGACGAGGTCCACATGCTCTCGGCCGCGGCCTTCAACGCCTTCCTCAAAACCCTCGAGGAGCCGCCCGCACACGCCATCTTCATCTTGGCGACGACCGAGAAACACAAGATCATTCCCACGATCCTCTCGCGCTGCCAGATTTACGATTTCAACCGCATCCGCGTCGAGGACTCGGTCGAATACCTCAAATACATCGCTGCGCAGGAGGGCGTCACGGCCGACGAAGAGTCGCTGAACCTCATCGCCCAGAAAGCCGACGGCGGCATGCGCGACGCGCTGTCGATGTTCGACAAGGCCGTATCGTTCTGCGGCACGGCATTGGATTACCGCAACGTGGCCCAGACGTTGAACGTACTGGATTACGACACCTATTTCGGGGTGACCGAGATGCTGCTCGCGGGCAACTACGTCGATGCGCTGGTGACCTTCGACACGGTGCTGTCGAAAGGATTCTCGGGCCAGACCTTCATGGCGGGCCTGAACCGCCACATGAGGGACCTGCTGATGGCCCGGCAGCCCGACACGCTGCGGCTGATCGAGATGACCGGCACCCTGCTCGAACGATACCGGACGCAGGCGGGCGCCTGCAGTGTCGAGTTCCTGTTCGGAGCCATCTCCGTACTGACGGAGCTCGACGGAAAGATACGGCAATCGTCGAACCAGCGGTTGCTCGTGGAGCTGGGCCTGATGAAAACCGCAGGGCTCGGCCAAAAAAAAAATGACACCCTGACATCCCCCGGGGAGTATCCGCTCCCTGAACTGACAACTCTCGCGCGGGTCGCGGCATCTGCCCCGACCCCTGCTGCTCCGGCGGCTCCGGCGCAGCCCCAACCGGCCCCGGCAACCCCGGCGGCGGCACCAGCGGCACCGGCAGTTCAGCAGCAACCGGAAACGCAGCCGAAACCCGCTGCGCCGGAACCCGCAAAACCGGCCCGGCGGCCGCTGATCTCGGGAACGTCGCTCTCGGAACTGCTCGCCTCGGGAGGTGGCATTTCGGATGCTGAGGACGCTGACGGCGAGGCGGAAGCCGAGCCCGAAGCCGTGGAGATCGACCCCGCCTGCGAACAGAAGCTGGAACGGGCCCGGGAGGGCATCCTGAACCTGCTCCGGACGAAACGCCCGCGGTTCGTCCCCGCCTTCGAGCTGATGACCGTCCGGGGCAACACCATTTCGGTGAGCGTCCCGACGACGGAACTGCGCGAAGAGATTCTCCGCAACAAGACCGGGATGCTGATGCGCATCGCCGAGCTGGCGGGCATCTCGGGAGCCATCGAGCTGGAGGTGATCGTCAACGAACAGATCAGGGCCGCGCGTCCGATCAAACTGGAGGACAGGGTGAAACACATGACGGAGAAAAACCCGCTCATCGCGGAGCTCCGCAAAGCATTGGATTTGGAAGTAGAGTGA
- the folB gene encoding dihydroneopterin aldolase, translated as MEYRIVLQRMEFRALHGCYELERKVGNRFTVDLEITAELGDVAAEDNVEKAVNYLTVYEVVSLQMRITQRTIERVAMNIIEAVYASFRQVRHVKCTVSKLAPPLGGKLERVSVVLEK; from the coding sequence ATGGAATACCGTATTGTCTTGCAGCGCATGGAGTTCCGGGCGCTTCACGGCTGCTACGAACTGGAACGCAAGGTCGGCAACCGTTTTACGGTCGATCTGGAGATCACGGCCGAACTGGGTGACGTGGCCGCGGAGGACAATGTCGAAAAGGCGGTCAACTACCTCACGGTTTACGAGGTCGTGAGCCTGCAGATGCGCATCACCCAGCGCACGATCGAACGTGTGGCGATGAACATCATCGAGGCGGTTTATGCCTCCTTCCGGCAGGTACGGCATGTAAAATGCACGGTCTCGAAGCTGGCGCCGCCGTTGGGCGGCAAACTCGAACGGGTCAGCGTCGTACTGGAGAAATAA
- the tyrS gene encoding tyrosine--tRNA ligase — MATKNFIEELEWRGMVHTIMPGAKEQLEKEMTTAYLGIDPTADSLHIGHLVGVMILKHFQMCGHRPLALIGGATGMIGDPSGKSQERNLLDEKTLRHNQDAIKRQLAKLLDFESDAPNAAQMVNNYDWMKEFTFLDFIRDIGKCITVNYMMAKDSVKKRFNGEGDGMSFTEFTYQLVQGYDFLHLYQTQNCKIQLGGADQWGNITTGTELIRRKLGPEAEAFGITCTLITKADGTKFGKTESGNVWLDPRYTSPYKFYQFWLNVSDEDAKRYIKIFTLLDRETIEGLIAEHDAAPHLRILQKRLAEEITCMIHSREEYEKAVEASAILFGGSTSEALRKLDEETLLQVFEGVPQYRVARTELAAGIPFVDLCAEKSDIFPSKGECRKMVQGGGVSLNKEKVADAMRPVTDADLIAGKYLLVQRGKKNYYLVIAE, encoded by the coding sequence ATGGCAACAAAGAATTTCATCGAAGAACTCGAATGGCGCGGCATGGTCCACACGATCATGCCCGGCGCAAAGGAACAACTCGAAAAAGAGATGACGACGGCTTATCTGGGCATCGACCCCACGGCCGACTCGCTGCATATCGGCCATCTGGTAGGTGTGATGATCCTCAAGCATTTCCAGATGTGCGGCCACCGACCGCTGGCGCTCATCGGCGGTGCCACGGGCATGATCGGCGACCCCTCGGGCAAGTCGCAGGAGCGCAACCTGCTCGACGAAAAGACCCTCCGCCACAATCAGGATGCGATCAAGCGCCAGTTGGCCAAACTGCTCGATTTCGAGTCAGACGCCCCGAATGCCGCACAAATGGTCAACAACTACGACTGGATGAAGGAATTCACGTTCCTCGATTTCATCCGCGACATCGGCAAGTGCATCACCGTCAACTACATGATGGCCAAGGACTCGGTCAAGAAGCGCTTCAACGGCGAGGGCGACGGCATGTCGTTCACCGAGTTCACCTACCAACTGGTTCAGGGCTACGACTTCCTGCACCTCTACCAGACGCAGAACTGCAAAATCCAGCTCGGAGGCGCCGACCAGTGGGGCAACATCACCACCGGCACGGAGCTGATCCGCCGCAAGCTGGGCCCCGAGGCCGAGGCGTTCGGCATCACCTGCACGCTCATCACCAAGGCCGACGGCACGAAATTCGGCAAGACCGAGAGCGGCAACGTGTGGCTCGATCCGCGCTACACCTCGCCCTACAAATTCTACCAGTTCTGGCTCAACGTCAGCGACGAAGACGCCAAGCGCTACATCAAGATCTTCACGCTGCTCGACCGCGAGACCATCGAAGGGCTCATCGCCGAGCACGACGCGGCACCCCACCTGCGCATCCTGCAGAAGCGGCTGGCCGAGGAGATCACCTGCATGATCCATTCGCGCGAGGAGTACGAAAAAGCCGTGGAGGCTTCGGCGATCCTCTTCGGAGGCTCCACGTCGGAGGCCCTGCGCAAACTGGACGAAGAGACGCTTTTGCAGGTCTTCGAGGGCGTTCCGCAATACCGTGTGGCCCGCACGGAGCTGGCGGCCGGCATCCCGTTCGTGGATCTCTGCGCCGAAAAGAGCGACATCTTCCCCTCGAAAGGCGAATGCCGCAAGATGGTGCAGGGCGGCGGCGTGTCGCTCAACAAGGAGAAGGTCGCCGACGCGATGCGCCCGGTGACCGACGCGGACCTGATCGCGGGCAAATACCTGCTCGTGCAGCGCGGCAAGAAGAATTACTACCTCGTGATCGCCGAATAG